The Alphaproteobacteria bacterium genome includes a region encoding these proteins:
- a CDS encoding ThuA domain-containing protein has product MTTKQRAHLITGGFPPGSPGGHDMDYARLQLLQQLKNGGNLTVTTANDFQDIERWLPGTDLLVTYVAGPYPVGSGIDALQNWLEQGGKWLALHGTSGGKAVKTERDGRIVKQMVKDKHHETLGCFFLNHPPICAFDVAVTGDHPVTRGLPARFTVQDELYLIELTDPTASRILLTTELAKDPSPPGFGFIFDEDTALQPDGKTRVLGYARDVGRGEVVYVGLGHCHRDRNGSTSKVDASINPDGAMPAVFHAVWENDAFNKLLRNAVAWGTGGR; this is encoded by the coding sequence GTGACAACGAAACAGCGCGCCCATCTTATCACCGGGGGATTTCCGCCCGGCTCACCCGGCGGACACGACATGGATTACGCCCGCCTTCAGCTTCTGCAGCAGTTGAAGAACGGCGGCAACCTGACGGTCACCACCGCGAACGACTTCCAGGATATCGAACGCTGGCTGCCGGGAACCGACCTGCTGGTCACCTATGTCGCGGGCCCCTACCCCGTCGGTAGCGGAATCGACGCGTTGCAGAACTGGCTGGAGCAGGGCGGGAAATGGCTCGCCCTGCATGGCACCTCCGGGGGCAAGGCGGTCAAGACCGAGCGTGACGGCCGCATTGTCAAACAGATGGTCAAGGACAAACATCACGAAACCCTTGGCTGCTTTTTCCTCAATCATCCGCCGATCTGCGCCTTCGATGTCGCCGTCACCGGCGACCATCCCGTGACCCGGGGCCTGCCGGCACGCTTCACCGTGCAGGATGAGCTCTATCTGATCGAACTGACCGATCCGACGGCCAGCCGCATCCTGCTGACAACGGAACTGGCAAAGGACCCCTCGCCGCCCGGCTTCGGCTTCATCTTCGACGAGGATACGGCGCTACAGCCCGACGGCAAGACGCGCGTGCTGGGGTATGCCCGCGATGTCGGGCGCGGCGAAGTAGTCTATGTCGGGCTGGGCCATTGCCACAGGGACCGTAACGGCAGCACGTCGAAGGTGGATGCAAGCATCAATCCGGACGGCGCCATGCCTGCCGTGTTCCATGCTGTCTGGGAAAATGACGCTTTCAACAAATTGCTGCGAAACGCCGTCGCCTGGGGAACCGGGGGGCGCTGA